A genomic segment from Candidatus Omnitrophota bacterium encodes:
- a CDS encoding penicillin-binding protein 2, with translation MLKKRQFVVLLLLIMTYSALSLRLFQLQVVDTDKFSELADNQHNRIVKVEPRRGTIFDRHMDPLAINLDAPSIFCDPKFVKDPEHTARVLSEILGLDQGTILSRVTRSGRFSWLSRKVDRDVSENIKRAGLPGIHICIESKRNYPNDSMACHVLGFAGMDNAGLEGVERLFDADLRGEPGYSHMIKDARRNTVLLKEDESIPPKNGHNIILTIDAVIQYITEEELKSGVNRSKASSGTVIVMDPYSGRILALANYPGYDLNLSGQTPRDIMKNDAVSSVFEPGSVFKVVTASAVLNEGKISPDDMFDCENGEYAVGGRILHDYHAYGKLSFSDVIAKSSNIGTVKAAHELGKEKLYDYTRLFGFGENTGVDLPGEVAGINRAPATWSKSDITTIPIGQGIAVTPMQLACAISAIANGGKLMEPYIVDRVTTWEGGEVRKNVPRVKKRVLSEETSKEMKKILNRVVTDGTGKKAASKFFSSCGKTGTAQMVNPAGGYYDNKYNATFIGFAPMEDPVISIVVVVKDPQPVHFGGSVAGPVFKNISERTMQYIWSNKGPASRAGGQSGPVGK, from the coding sequence ATGCTCAAAAAACGCCAATTTGTCGTTCTGTTACTCTTGATAATGACCTATTCCGCGCTGTCGCTGCGTCTTTTCCAGCTTCAGGTGGTCGATACCGATAAATTCTCGGAACTCGCGGATAACCAGCACAACCGCATAGTAAAAGTGGAACCGCGACGTGGTACTATATTCGACCGCCATATGGACCCGCTTGCCATCAACCTGGACGCGCCCAGTATTTTCTGCGACCCAAAGTTCGTCAAGGATCCGGAACATACAGCGCGTGTACTTTCGGAGATACTTGGACTTGACCAGGGCACCATACTGTCACGGGTGACCAGGTCTGGACGGTTCTCCTGGCTCTCCAGGAAGGTAGATAGAGATGTCTCCGAAAACATAAAGCGTGCGGGACTTCCGGGGATACACATATGCATAGAAAGTAAAAGGAACTACCCGAACGACAGTATGGCGTGCCATGTCCTTGGCTTTGCCGGCATGGATAATGCCGGGCTTGAGGGGGTAGAAAGGCTTTTTGACGCTGATCTCAGGGGGGAGCCCGGATATAGCCACATGATAAAGGACGCGAGGAGGAATACGGTCCTTTTGAAGGAGGACGAGTCCATCCCGCCGAAGAACGGGCATAATATCATCCTTACGATAGACGCGGTCATACAATACATAACTGAAGAGGAGCTTAAGTCGGGGGTCAACAGGTCTAAAGCCTCATCCGGCACGGTCATTGTCATGGATCCGTATAGCGGCAGGATCCTGGCGTTAGCTAATTATCCCGGATATGACCTCAATCTTTCCGGCCAGACCCCGCGCGACATAATGAAGAATGACGCTGTATCCAGCGTGTTCGAGCCGGGCAGTGTTTTCAAGGTGGTGACCGCGAGCGCGGTGCTGAACGAAGGAAAGATCTCGCCGGATGATATGTTTGACTGTGAGAACGGGGAATACGCGGTCGGCGGACGTATACTTCATGATTACCACGCTTACGGAAAACTGTCCTTTTCGGATGTGATAGCCAAATCCAGTAATATAGGTACCGTAAAAGCGGCGCACGAACTGGGTAAGGAGAAGCTTTATGATTATACCAGGTTGTTCGGGTTCGGGGAGAATACGGGAGTTGATCTTCCCGGCGAAGTGGCAGGTATAAACAGGGCTCCCGCCACCTGGTCGAAAAGTGATATAACCACCATACCGATCGGCCAGGGCATAGCCGTAACGCCCATGCAGCTTGCCTGCGCGATAAGCGCTATAGCTAATGGGGGTAAGTTGATGGAGCCATATATCGTGGACAGGGTAACTACCTGGGAGGGCGGAGAGGTCAGAAAGAACGTTCCGCGGGTGAAAAAGAGGGTATTATCAGAAGAAACCTCGAAAGAGATGAAAAAGATACTTAATCGGGTCGTCACGGATGGTACGGGAAAAAAGGCGGCGTCGAAATTCTTCAGTTCATGTGGCAAGACGGGGACGGCACAGATGGTGAACCCGGCGGGAGGGTACTATGACAATAAATACAACGCTACGTTCATCGGCTTCGCTCCGATGGAGGACCCGGTCATAAGTATCGTGGTGGTGGTCAAGGACCCGCAACCGGTCCATTTCGGGGGGAGTGTCGCGGGCCCGGTATTCAAGAACATATCGGAGAGGACCATGCAGTATATATGGTCCAATAAGGGTCCGGCCTCGCGCGCGGGAGGGCAGTCCGGTCCGGTCGGCAAATAA
- the mraY gene encoding phospho-N-acetylmuramoyl-pentapeptide-transferase: MFYYLLYPLREIWFGFNVFRYITFRASMAAITSFLICVILGPYVIDMLRRLKVGQYVRKEHVDGIYDHHKHKEGTPTMGGVLIIMAVLLSTFLWCRPDNDLIILAAGSMVWLGIIGVIDDGIKLRNKSSKGVRAITKLFGQTVFALIVGLFVYRNAAIGTELYIPFMKNAIANLGLFYIVFVFFVIVGTSNAVNLTDGLDGLAIGCVIFISITYSVMSYITGHAAMSEYLQVFYLPGAGELTVFCAALTGAGLGFLWFNCHPATVFMGDTGSLAIGGALATVSVLIKKEVLLFIVGGVLVVETLSVMLQVASCKYRKKRMFLMTPIHHHFQMKGWHESKITVRFWIVAAILAMLSMATLKVR; encoded by the coding sequence ATGTTTTACTACTTACTGTATCCGCTGAGGGAGATATGGTTCGGCTTCAATGTGTTCAGGTACATAACTTTCAGGGCGAGCATGGCCGCGATCACATCTTTCCTTATCTGCGTTATCCTGGGGCCATATGTAATAGATATGTTGCGTCGACTTAAGGTGGGGCAATATGTGAGGAAAGAGCACGTAGATGGCATATACGACCATCACAAACATAAAGAGGGCACTCCGACCATGGGAGGAGTGCTCATAATCATGGCTGTGCTTTTATCCACTTTCCTGTGGTGCAGGCCGGATAACGACCTTATTATACTGGCAGCCGGGTCTATGGTATGGCTGGGTATTATCGGGGTGATAGACGACGGTATTAAATTGCGAAATAAAAGCTCGAAAGGCGTAAGGGCTATAACCAAACTGTTCGGACAGACCGTTTTCGCTCTTATTGTAGGCCTTTTTGTCTACAGGAATGCCGCGATCGGTACGGAACTTTATATTCCTTTCATGAAGAACGCGATAGCCAATCTGGGATTATTCTACATCGTATTCGTGTTCTTTGTCATTGTGGGGACCTCCAATGCTGTTAATCTTACGGATGGCCTGGACGGGCTGGCCATCGGGTGCGTGATCTTCATATCTATCACGTATTCTGTCATGAGTTATATAACCGGCCATGCCGCCATGAGCGAATATCTCCAGGTGTTCTACCTGCCCGGGGCGGGCGAGCTCACGGTGTTCTGCGCCGCGCTTACCGGCGCGGGTCTGGGGTTCCTTTGGTTCAATTGCCATCCCGCGACGGTGTTCATGGGGGATACGGGTTCTCTCGCCATTGGGGGCGCTCTCGCCACCGTGAGCGTTCTCATCAAGAAAGAGGTATTGCTTTTCATTGTAGGGGGAGTACTTGTTGTGGAAACGTTATCTGTTATGCTGCAGGTGGCATCCTGTAAATACAGGAAGAAACGGATGTTCCTCATGACGCCGATACACCATCATTTCCAGATGAAAGGGTGGCATGAATCCAAGATAACCGTGCGTTTCTGGATAGTAGCCGCCATACTGGCGATGCTCAGCATGGCGACACTCAAAGTACGTTAG
- a CDS encoding UDP-N-acetylmuramoyl-tripeptide--D-alanyl-D-alanine ligase translates to MIGISLKEAASIAGGRILSGTDDLAIKGVSTDSRAVRRGDLFIAIRGRNYDGHDFIGEAVISGAGCVMAEEVPRLSCESRTSIPILIVDDTLEAMSRLAHYVRSRAKALVIAVTGTNGKTSVKDMIHGILSTSFRAEKSKASYNNIVGVTRTLFDLDEGCEVLVCEIGTNNKGEIAALADVAEPDIAVITNIGRGHLEGFGDRKGVFEEKISILRHLAGRREAFINGDDDLLGKVPSRTGGITMHFFGEKENNDFIISDVEHTPEGCMFKLNGMDFSAPVFGRHNIYNAAAAISVAMSLGVTCEAARAAIKDVRLPGMRLERMRVGPALFINDAYNANPDSFMSALDVLENTECEGCLKGVVAGQMLELGEGSRRMHSEVGENVAARKVDFLITVGKEAGYIAEGARVGGMAPDRVFAVPGHADAARTLMELGGGRNIVLVKGSRGARMEEVIKCFTTYCIR, encoded by the coding sequence ATGATAGGCATTTCCTTAAAAGAGGCAGCCAGTATTGCCGGGGGCCGGATTTTATCCGGAACGGATGATCTGGCAATAAAAGGTGTTTCCACGGACTCCCGGGCGGTAAGACGCGGGGACCTGTTCATAGCTATTCGCGGCAGGAACTATGATGGGCATGATTTTATAGGGGAGGCCGTTATTTCCGGAGCCGGATGTGTCATGGCGGAGGAAGTACCACGGTTATCCTGTGAAAGCCGGACCTCTATCCCGATATTAATAGTAGATGATACCCTCGAAGCCATGTCCCGGCTTGCTCATTATGTACGAAGCAGGGCAAAGGCGCTGGTCATCGCGGTCACCGGTACTAACGGAAAGACTTCCGTTAAAGATATGATACATGGGATCTTAAGTACGTCTTTCCGCGCGGAAAAAAGCAAAGCTTCATATAACAACATCGTAGGAGTGACCCGTACCCTGTTCGATCTTGACGAAGGGTGCGAGGTGTTGGTCTGTGAGATAGGCACAAATAATAAGGGTGAGATCGCCGCCCTGGCGGACGTAGCCGAACCGGACATAGCGGTCATTACCAATATCGGGAGGGGGCACCTCGAGGGGTTCGGTGACAGGAAAGGTGTTTTTGAGGAAAAGATATCTATCCTGCGCCATCTTGCCGGCCGCAGGGAGGCTTTTATTAATGGGGATGACGATCTTCTGGGCAAAGTGCCTTCTCGAACAGGCGGGATCACCATGCATTTTTTTGGTGAAAAAGAAAATAACGACTTTATCATATCAGACGTGGAACATACCCCTGAAGGATGTATGTTCAAACTTAATGGGATGGATTTTTCCGCTCCCGTGTTCGGCCGTCACAATATATATAACGCAGCCGCCGCGATAAGTGTCGCTATGAGCCTGGGAGTTACCTGCGAGGCGGCCAGGGCGGCCATTAAGGACGTAAGGCTTCCCGGTATGCGGCTTGAAAGGATGCGGGTCGGCCCGGCTCTTTTCATCAATGACGCTTATAACGCCAACCCGGATTCTTTCATGTCAGCCCTGGATGTGCTGGAAAACACGGAATGCGAGGGATGTCTCAAGGGGGTAGTAGCCGGCCAGATGCTGGAACTGGGGGAAGGTAGCCGCAGGATGCATTCTGAGGTGGGAGAGAACGTAGCGGCGAGAAAAGTGGATTTTCTTATTACGGTCGGGAAAGAAGCCGGGTATATAGCCGAGGGCGCTCGCGTGGGAGGTATGGCCCCGGATCGGGTATTCGCTGTTCCCGGACATGCTGATGCGGCCCGGACCTTGATGGAGCTCGGGGGCGGCAGGAATATCGTTCTCGTAAAAGGGTCGCGTGGCGCCAGAATGGAGGAAGTGATCAAATGTTTTACTACTTACTGTATCCGCTGA
- the ftsW gene encoding putative lipid II flippase FtsW encodes MSKDARKVLIIVAALLMTGIVMIYSSSAVYAYDNYGDSMYFVKRHLVYLAGGVAACVIMMMTQRKWLEDNARWILCLAVLLLVAVLVPGIGVAGGGAKRWLRIAGLSIQPSEFAKFAIIIYLADLMSRKRYLMKDLMYGFFPPLIVSGFVAGMILIEPDMGTAVSVLFVSGVLLFISGARMTHIGALIMCMLPALYAAVRLKAYRVRRIMAFLDPFQYKEGAGYQLYQSFIAIGSGGFLGVGLGQSKQKLFYLPQSHTDFIFAIIGEELGVVGALSVLLLFALLVLYMFRIALRINDVFSSRVVLGIALMIAFETIVNIGVSTGMLPTKGLPLPFISYGGSSLVCHMAVMGIIFNLSREAE; translated from the coding sequence ATGAGCAAAGACGCGAGAAAAGTATTGATAATAGTTGCGGCCCTTCTTATGACCGGGATCGTCATGATATATTCCTCAAGCGCAGTCTATGCTTATGATAACTATGGTGACAGCATGTATTTCGTTAAGAGACACCTGGTGTATCTGGCGGGAGGTGTCGCGGCATGCGTGATCATGATGATGACACAACGGAAGTGGCTCGAAGATAACGCCAGATGGATATTGTGTCTGGCCGTATTGTTGTTGGTTGCTGTCCTTGTCCCGGGCATAGGAGTGGCGGGAGGCGGCGCTAAACGGTGGCTTAGGATAGCAGGTCTTAGTATACAACCGTCGGAATTCGCTAAATTCGCCATAATCATATACCTGGCGGACCTTATGTCCAGGAAAAGATATCTTATGAAGGACCTGATGTATGGGTTCTTTCCTCCGCTTATTGTATCCGGGTTCGTAGCAGGCATGATACTCATAGAGCCGGATATGGGGACCGCGGTATCGGTGCTTTTCGTTTCCGGGGTGCTACTTTTTATTTCCGGCGCCAGGATGACCCACATCGGAGCGCTCATCATGTGTATGCTTCCGGCGTTGTACGCGGCTGTCAGGTTGAAAGCTTACCGTGTGCGAAGGATAATGGCTTTTCTTGATCCTTTCCAGTATAAGGAAGGAGCCGGATACCAGCTTTACCAATCCTTTATCGCCATAGGATCGGGAGGGTTCCTGGGAGTAGGGCTGGGCCAGTCCAAACAGAAATTATTCTACTTACCACAGTCACATACCGACTTCATTTTTGCTATAATCGGGGAGGAACTGGGAGTGGTTGGGGCCCTATCCGTTCTGCTTCTTTTCGCGCTGCTTGTCCTGTATATGTTCAGGATAGCCTTGAGGATAAATGATGTTTTTTCTTCCAGGGTAGTTCTTGGGATAGCCCTCATGATAGCTTTTGAGACGATAGTTAATATCGGGGTGTCTACCGGTATGTTACCGACCAAGGGGCTTCCCCTACCGTTCATCAGTTATGGCGGAAGTTCCCTGGTGTGCCATATGGCTGTAATGGGGATAATATTCAATTTGTCCAGAGAGGCGGAGTAA
- the murC gene encoding UDP-N-acetylmuramate--L-alanine ligase, with product MMNIHFIGIGGIGMSALAGISMSKGDKVSGSDLRPNSITDRLAREGAMISKGHQDENLAEGTDLVVRSTCIRDDNPEILAAKRCGIPVISRGELLNRFLSAAGMSVSVTGTHGKTTTSSLVAHISSVAGSSPTFIVGGEVLSLGGNAGYGGEELVVAEVDESDGYFRNISTDLAVITNIEREHLEFYGTFTNLVDAYSEFISRISRDGTLIYNGEDSVLDGIARHSGARRVSFGIEGDFDYSCKSPSWARGIEFELFIHGESAGKVKSLLKGRYNVMNILGALGAVCEMGIPVEDAINAVGSFRGVKRRFELVGKMCGVEIYEDYAHHPTEIRSVIRAAREYASGRVIAVFQPHRYSRTKDLMDEFSTCFDDADGLVLTDIYSADEDILADVNVYRLKETIERAGFRKGLVVVRKDEIPDVVSGMAGKGDVVLVLGAGDIREVAAHILTSLGAKSAGA from the coding sequence ATGATGAACATACATTTCATAGGTATCGGAGGTATCGGCATGAGTGCTCTGGCGGGGATATCCATGTCGAAGGGGGATAAAGTAAGCGGCTCGGATCTCAGGCCGAATAGCATAACGGATCGTCTCGCCCGGGAAGGCGCAATGATATCCAAAGGGCACCAGGATGAGAACCTGGCGGAAGGTACGGACCTTGTGGTCAGGTCTACCTGTATACGGGATGACAACCCGGAGATATTAGCGGCAAAGAGGTGTGGGATACCGGTAATATCCAGGGGGGAATTACTCAACAGGTTCCTTTCAGCGGCCGGTATGTCAGTTTCCGTTACGGGAACGCACGGGAAGACGACCACAAGTTCGCTCGTAGCGCATATATCCAGTGTCGCCGGATCGTCCCCTACATTCATAGTCGGGGGAGAAGTGTTGTCCCTGGGGGGGAACGCGGGTTATGGAGGGGAAGAGCTGGTCGTGGCCGAGGTTGATGAGAGCGACGGCTATTTCAGGAACATATCCACGGACCTGGCGGTCATTACGAACATAGAAAGGGAGCATCTGGAGTTTTACGGGACTTTTACCAATCTGGTGGACGCTTATTCCGAATTCATCTCAAGGATCAGCCGGGATGGTACGCTTATATACAACGGGGAAGATAGTGTGCTTGACGGGATAGCCAGGCATTCCGGGGCTCGCAGGGTAAGTTTCGGGATAGAAGGTGACTTCGATTATTCATGCAAATCCCCGTCGTGGGCGAGGGGCATCGAGTTCGAGCTTTTTATCCATGGCGAGAGCGCGGGAAAGGTGAAAAGCCTTCTCAAGGGACGTTATAACGTGATGAATATCCTGGGGGCCTTGGGGGCGGTCTGCGAGATGGGGATACCTGTGGAGGACGCCATAAATGCCGTGGGTTCTTTTCGCGGCGTCAAGAGAAGGTTCGAACTTGTCGGGAAAATGTGTGGTGTGGAGATCTACGAGGATTACGCGCATCATCCAACGGAGATACGGTCGGTGATAAGGGCCGCCAGGGAATATGCCTCCGGGAGGGTCATAGCGGTATTTCAGCCGCACAGGTACAGCCGGACAAAAGACCTTATGGATGAGTTCTCTACCTGCTTCGACGACGCGGACGGTCTGGTGCTTACGGATATATATTCGGCCGATGAGGATATATTGGCCGATGTGAACGTATATAGATTGAAAGAGACTATCGAGAGGGCCGGATTCAGGAAGGGACTTGTCGTCGTAAGGAAGGATGAGATCCCGGATGTGGTCTCCGGTATGGCTGGAAAAGGGGATGTGGTGCTTGTACTGGGAGCCGGGGACATACGTGAAGTGGCCGCGCATATATTGACAAGTCTGGGGGCGAAAAGTGCCGGGGCATGA
- the murG gene encoding undecaprenyldiphospho-muramoylpentapeptide beta-N-acetylglucosaminyltransferase, with the protein MKVILAAGGSGGHIYPAIALAEALESEGVRGTDIMIVASKKRLDVNILSGYKYRKEHLSANPMPRGHNIIKWVVFAWKLSCDSVCSLISILMFRPDVVVGFGGYSSGTISIASYIMGTPVVIHEQNVVPGRANKMLSRIARLIAVSFKGSEQYFPGSEEKVVYTGNPLRKDSLYGDRNGACERLGLRMDRFTVLIMGGSQGATSLNRISSRAALMIKGMPQGDGIQFLHLAGRSDIEETSKFYRENDIPGKVMPFLERISDAYSLCDLAVSRAGAAAVFELACFGRPMVLVPYPNPRNSQGHNARYFSEAGAAICMEEKDISADDLAGCIYELFSNNMKRELLARAATRLANPFSARSLAREVMSLPGKKGNDR; encoded by the coding sequence ATGAAGGTGATACTTGCCGCGGGCGGGTCCGGCGGGCATATATATCCCGCGATAGCTCTGGCTGAAGCCCTTGAAAGTGAAGGAGTCCGGGGAACAGATATCATGATCGTGGCCAGCAAGAAACGACTGGATGTTAATATATTGAGCGGGTACAAGTACAGGAAAGAGCATCTTTCGGCCAATCCCATGCCCAGAGGCCACAATATCATCAAATGGGTGGTCTTTGCCTGGAAACTGTCCTGTGATTCGGTGTGCTCGCTCATATCCATACTTATGTTCCGGCCGGACGTAGTAGTGGGATTCGGCGGATATTCATCCGGGACGATCTCTATCGCTTCCTATATAATGGGGACACCTGTGGTGATCCACGAACAGAATGTCGTACCTGGCAGGGCCAACAAGATGCTCAGTCGTATCGCGAGGCTTATAGCGGTGAGCTTCAAGGGGTCGGAGCAGTATTTCCCCGGGAGCGAGGAGAAGGTGGTATATACCGGCAATCCTTTGCGCAAGGACTCTCTTTACGGGGACAGGAACGGGGCTTGCGAAAGGCTGGGTCTCAGGATGGACAGGTTCACGGTGCTTATAATGGGTGGTAGCCAGGGGGCGACGTCGCTTAACCGGATATCTTCCCGTGCGGCACTTATGATAAAGGGTATGCCACAGGGTGACGGCATACAGTTCCTCCATCTGGCGGGAAGGTCGGATATAGAAGAGACCTCGAAGTTCTACCGGGAGAACGACATTCCCGGTAAGGTCATGCCGTTCCTGGAAAGGATCAGTGACGCTTATTCTTTATGTGATCTGGCCGTTTCCAGGGCGGGTGCCGCGGCCGTTTTCGAATTGGCGTGTTTCGGTCGTCCCATGGTACTGGTGCCATATCCCAATCCGAGGAACAGCCAGGGACATAACGCGCGTTATTTCAGTGAGGCAGGCGCCGCGATATGTATGGAAGAGAAGGATATATCCGCGGATGATCTGGCTGGATGTATATACGAATTGTTCTCGAACAACATGAAGAGGGAGCTGCTCGCAAGGGCGGCTACGAGGCTGGCTAACCCCTTTTCGGCCAGGAGCCTGGCCAGGGAGGTTATGTCTTTGCCCGGGAAAAAAGGAAATGATCGATGA
- the murD gene encoding UDP-N-acetylmuramoyl-L-alanine--D-glutamate ligase, translating to MPDFSGKKVLVLGLGESGKASAALLRAAGAIARVSESSAGPGMELKKKELQDLGIDIEIGANTSAFCAGAELVVTSPGVDIKALRERGVIERDVPVIGELELGYLFCKAPIVAVTGTNGKSTTCRLIGNMLTEAGVHNIVCGNIGNPLSGEVDKLGDKSVAVVEVSSYQLETIKDFQPYIALLLNITEDHYDRHVNMEQYRVAKFRIFMNQSGADWAIMNGSMREDPLLSGVKAKVRFFGREGDGVAIHGRDVHILTKGLADAVIKGEDMPMSGEHNLENVASSAMVCQILGVDSGAIIKGVKSFHPLEHRFQTVATYGGVDFIDDSKATNIDATARALGSLDKKVVLIAGGRDKGGDYAAIKGLVGDKVSAFVLIGEAAQRISGTFEKTVPCYFARDMADAVSRSATLARPGEVVMLSPMCSSFDMYKNYKERGLDFRKAVDTVTRIPVTKGGV from the coding sequence ATGCCGGACTTTAGCGGCAAAAAAGTACTTGTTCTTGGGCTGGGCGAGAGCGGTAAGGCTTCGGCCGCCCTTTTGAGGGCCGCAGGCGCGATCGCGCGCGTGAGTGAGTCCTCAGCCGGTCCCGGGATGGAGCTCAAGAAGAAAGAACTGCAGGACCTGGGGATCGACATCGAGATCGGGGCGAATACGTCCGCTTTCTGCGCCGGCGCGGAACTCGTGGTGACAAGCCCGGGTGTGGATATTAAGGCCCTCCGGGAGCGCGGTGTGATCGAACGGGATGTCCCCGTTATCGGGGAACTGGAGCTAGGATACCTGTTTTGTAAAGCGCCCATAGTGGCGGTTACGGGTACTAATGGGAAAAGCACGACCTGTCGGCTGATAGGGAACATGCTCACGGAAGCGGGTGTGCATAATATAGTATGCGGGAATATCGGCAACCCATTGAGTGGGGAGGTCGATAAGCTCGGAGATAAGAGCGTGGCGGTCGTAGAGGTAAGTTCATACCAGCTTGAGACCATAAAGGATTTCCAGCCTTATATAGCGTTACTTCTCAATATAACAGAGGACCACTACGACAGGCACGTGAATATGGAGCAGTACCGGGTCGCGAAATTCAGGATATTCATGAACCAATCCGGGGCGGACTGGGCTATTATGAACGGATCGATGAGGGAGGACCCTCTCCTTTCCGGAGTAAAAGCGAAAGTAAGGTTTTTCGGCAGGGAGGGAGACGGTGTGGCGATCCACGGACGGGACGTGCACATATTGACCAAAGGATTGGCCGATGCGGTCATAAAGGGAGAGGATATGCCCATGAGCGGAGAGCATAACCTTGAGAATGTGGCCTCGAGCGCGATGGTGTGCCAGATACTGGGAGTGGATAGCGGGGCCATAATTAAGGGGGTAAAGTCGTTCCATCCGCTTGAGCATCGTTTCCAGACGGTCGCTACATACGGAGGTGTGGATTTTATCGATGATTCCAAGGCGACGAACATAGACGCGACCGCCAGGGCGCTCGGATCGCTTGACAAGAAGGTTGTGCTTATCGCCGGAGGAAGGGACAAGGGCGGGGACTATGCCGCCATAAAAGGACTTGTGGGGGATAAGGTCAGCGCTTTTGTCCTGATCGGAGAGGCGGCACAACGTATATCCGGTACTTTCGAAAAAACGGTGCCGTGTTATTTCGCCCGGGATATGGCCGACGCGGTTTCCAGGTCCGCGACGCTGGCCAGGCCCGGCGAAGTGGTGATGCTTTCCCCAATGTGTTCGAGTTTTGATATGTATAAGAACTACAAGGAAAGAGGCCTGGATTTCAGGAAGGCCGTTGATACCGTTACGCGTATCCCGGTGACCAAGGGCGGAGTATAG
- a CDS encoding UDP-N-acetylmuramoyl-L-alanyl-D-glutamate--2,6-diaminopimelate ligase, with translation MDRGLEILFYRTNVTERNIKADSRMVSDGDVFVAIDGTVNSGHDFIREALAKGAAGVVCEKVPLGMSDSDMEKLIIVKDAREALGQIVRHVFGEPSDYLRTFGITGTNGKTTTTFLVDRILACHGMPSGFISTVFNKTRGDEVTRSSLTTPDVISLNRLLNEMIDSGKKAAVIEVSSHALSQKRLSGIDLDAAVFTNITPEHLDYHISMDNYLKEKMKIFKYLKPDGIAVVNMDTPLVTTAFNGLGPVRAKTFGVENKADIMAENIELYPDRSRFDIVVEPIGRVNVVTRLIGRHNIYNILAATAALSDQDLDLALVKKAVEEMPPVPGRLDIVVSKAPFTVFVDYAHTPDALEKVIGTLKGLNKGKVYCVFGCGGNRDRAKRPLMGKISVSMCDHTLLTNDNPREEAPHDIIMDIEKGMIGHGNYSIIMEREEAIRKALGMAVQGDVVLIAGKGHEDYQVIGREVRYFNDKETALKILGQMGF, from the coding sequence ATGGACAGGGGATTAGAGATACTATTTTACAGAACTAATGTTACCGAAAGGAACATCAAAGCGGATTCCCGTATGGTATCCGATGGTGATGTGTTCGTGGCAATAGACGGGACCGTGAATAGCGGGCATGATTTCATACGCGAGGCCCTCGCCAAAGGGGCCGCGGGGGTTGTCTGCGAGAAGGTACCCTTGGGGATGTCCGATAGTGATATGGAAAAACTTATTATCGTCAAGGATGCCAGGGAAGCGCTTGGTCAGATAGTGAGGCACGTGTTCGGGGAGCCGTCCGATTATCTCAGGACGTTCGGTATTACTGGGACCAATGGAAAGACGACGACCACATTTCTTGTCGACAGGATACTCGCGTGCCACGGGATGCCTTCCGGGTTCATAAGTACGGTCTTTAACAAGACCAGGGGCGACGAAGTGACGCGCTCTTCCCTGACCACCCCTGATGTGATCAGTCTTAACAGGTTACTTAACGAAATGATAGATTCCGGAAAAAAGGCCGCTGTTATCGAAGTGTCCAGCCACGCGCTTAGCCAGAAAAGATTAAGTGGTATCGATCTCGATGCCGCTGTATTTACCAACATTACCCCGGAGCATCTGGATTATCATATATCCATGGACAATTACCTGAAAGAGAAGATGAAGATATTCAAATATTTAAAACCCGATGGCATCGCGGTGGTCAATATGGACACGCCTCTTGTCACGACGGCATTCAACGGTCTAGGCCCGGTCAGGGCCAAGACCTTCGGGGTGGAGAACAAGGCTGACATCATGGCGGAAAATATTGAACTTTACCCGGACCGTAGCCGGTTCGATATAGTGGTGGAGCCCATTGGGCGTGTTAACGTTGTGACAAGGCTTATTGGCAGGCATAATATTTATAACATACTCGCGGCTACAGCCGCTTTGTCCGACCAGGACCTGGACCTCGCGCTTGTTAAAAAAGCTGTGGAGGAAATGCCTCCGGTCCCCGGGCGGCTCGACATAGTCGTGTCAAAGGCACCGTTCACCGTTTTTGTTGATTACGCCCATACGCCTGACGCCCTGGAAAAAGTGATAGGGACGCTTAAGGGGCTGAATAAGGGTAAGGTATACTGTGTTTTCGGATGCGGGGGGAACCGTGACCGGGCGAAAAGACCGTTAATGGGAAAGATATCTGTCAGTATGTGTGACCATACACTGCTCACTAACGATAATCCCAGGGAAGAGGCCCCGCATGACATAATAATGGATATAGAAAAGGGTATGATTGGACATGGTAATTATAGTATAATTATGGAGCGGGAAGAGGCCATAAGAAAAGCTTTAGGTATGGCCGTTCAGGGCGATGTTGTGCTTATTGCGGGTAAAGGGCACGAGGATTATCAGGTAATAGGCCGGGAAGTACGCTATTTCAATGACAAGGAAACAGCCCTGAAGATATTGGGACAAATGGGTTTTTGA